TTATGTCCATTTGTCATTTGATTCCCATTATAAACCTGGTTAAAGGCCCtagccataaaaaaaaaatgtcaatttcttATTTCAATTGAACACATTTTCAAAATGACGACTAAAGTACTTTTTAACCAAACGCATTTACTAGATGCTTTTATTTTGGTGAAAAAAATGTTTGGGTAAAAAATTGATGAATGTGTTTCTTGGATCAAGTGAAAAGGAAAACTTGTATTAAACACATTTAGAAAATGCATTTCATGTAAAATATGTTTGTTGCAGGAAAGAAAGAGAACATATGGATCACATATGGTTCAAATAGGTTTGgctcataaataattaatttttagataaaaaaCAGTCACTCTTATAGAGAATTTCATATCATATAATCCATGTATCATTTACTTGCCAAAGGGCAAATTATGGTCCATATCTGTGGACCAATGtctaaaatgatgtcgttttgacgtttaaaaaaacaattccGTTAATTAATAACAATGTCTACTTAATTATTTATGTGTGAGAATAATGAACCTTctgaggtaagataatgtattttatgagttagaataatgtactttatgaattataaaaatgtatgttgggTAAGTTTTTAAGTGTTCACAAGTTGTCTATTATTGGTTTGAATAATGTACCTTTGGTAAGTTTTGCAATTGCCCATGgtttagaatataataatgtactttatacgttaaaataatatattttatgagttataaaaatgtatctttAGTAAGCTCTCACGTGTTAATAAATTGACCATCCATCATATGTTCAGATAATggacattatgagttataataatgtaacTTACTATGAtgttttgctttttcttttagAAAAAAGAACTATCATTtgtttgggagaagaaaaaacACACATGGAAAATTTTTATGATGTTTTGctttttctaaaattatattgaaGGAGATGTTttatataaactaaaaactaaataaatttaaatttataataagattacacatttattattttatatattattttataatcatCAAAGTAAATATAACCAATTGTGTCTCATAAAATGTAATAAAGTAACAAGTCAAAACATTATCATAACAtttcataatattttattatatcgtgtttttttttcctaaatagaacacaattttatttgaatatagtTGTAGAAACATATTGTAACATTTGTATCTCATCATttgaataaaaagaaatttcacATTATGCTTGCAagtaataaatttgtacataaGAAATTGGTGAAATGTAATATTGTCAAAGTGGGTCAAGAGAGCGAGGCCGAACAAATGAGAAATTAAAGTAGGGTCTTCTTAATTCAAGTGGTAGATTACTTGACCTAAAGTCACCATTCTATCTACAGGGTGAGAGTTCAACGATAAGGAGTTAAGGATAACTCGGGCTTCATCTCCTCCTAGAaacctaatgtatcaaaaataaaataataataaagctgGACTATTAGATGACTCAGCGGCTGAGTTGGTTACGCCAACTCAGCATGAAGAACAAACGGTTGTAACTGAAGGGTGGATACTGGATAGTTAGTTGGGTTTGCTATATAAGGGTCGTTGTACTCTTCTCCTTTCTTATGCAATACAGCAATAATATCAGTTTCTCTCAGAGTCTCACAATGAGACCTAGTTACGCTGCATTGACTGTTTCGTCGCCATTGCCGTCGGAACCTAAAGCACCGGCTTCTTCCTCAGCAAATCCTCTGCCACCGATAGGTTTACCTTCTGTGACTTTGAACCCGGATAGCCCTTATTATCTTGATCCGAGTGAAGCGCCGGACTTGATTCTCGTCTCTCCTCCCTTCTCTGGCCTCAATTACCGCTATTGGGCTAGGGCTATGCAGATTGCCCTAATGGTGAAGAACAAATGGGACTTTGTCAGTGGATCAATCAAGGCACCGGAGAAAGACAGTGAACTCTATCCACAGTGGAGGAGATGTAACGCGATGGTCACTTTGTGGATCCTAAGGTCAGTTACTACTACCATTGCTAGTAGCGTTTTGTCGTTCGATGCTGCCTCTGAAATTTGGAAGGATCTTAAGCGGAGATTTTCCGAGAGCGATGCTATCCGAATCTCTGATTTACTTGAGGAAATCTATTCCTTAAAACAAGGATCCTCCACCGTGACTGAGTATTATACTCAATTAATAACGTTTTGGAATGAATTGTTATTTTTGAGGCCTTTACCGGAGTGTGAGTGCAATCCGAGTTGTCAGTGTGATGCAATTGTTAAGGCTAAAGAATATCTACAAAATGATCAAGTAATTAGGTTTTTAAAGGGATTGAATGACAATTTTTCTATGCTTAGATCACATATTATGCTTATGGAACCTTTGCCAGAAATGGATACAGCCTTTGCAATGATTATACGACAGGAGAGACAATATTCTAAAGTGTCTAGTGATGatgcttatgctaattttggtgGAGGCACTGGTTATGTTAATGACAAGAGAGTGCACTGTACTTTTTGTGGTTTGCAAGGGCATACCATAGAGAAATGTTATAGGAAACACGGATTTCCTCCTGGTTATAAGCTGAAATCAAGACAGAGGAACACTAATGGCAATAGAGCGGCTAATTAGTTTGAACTTGAGAATGACAGTCCAGAACAGTGTCAGAAGTTGATGGAGTTTATGTGAAGTACCATTAGTGGAAAGCAGGTTTCTCCTATTCTAGATAATAGCATGGCTGATGCAGCTCAAGTTAGTTCTCTGTCTGCTGATTTTAGCAAGTTAGAAGGTGCATCTAGTGGACAATGCAAGTTCATTACTGTTTATAGCCCACTTTCTTTTAATCATGTTGTTGCATCCTCTCTTCTTTCAATTGGGGATTGGGTCATGGATTCAGGAGCTATGGACCATGTGTTAGAACCCAAGTCTTTGTACTCTTCTTCCTTCTTTTGCAATAATATCAGTTTCTGTCTTTCTTATCTCTCTGCTCTCAATAATCTGATATGGACACTGAAAAGAGTTCACTAGAGTGATCAATTATGTCAATTTGTTTGCAGTAAGGTTAGAAAGTGACCCCAGTTTGCAGTTAGTTTTGCACTGGTGTTGTATAGCCAGTTATATTTGACCTCAAATTTGCATATTTATCCAACATTTTGAGGGTAAAATCAATCATATAACCACTGTGTTGTAGAAGTCAGAAGTTTTGAAATcatcaaataaactaaaaattaatattctgaAAAAGGTATACTATTGCATGTGTGCTAATATTTTTGCACACATTTGATGAATCAACTATCTCTAAATTTCTATAGTTTACAAAAACAATATTGACAATGAAGTCAGCAAATAAGAAATGGTTGATTTCTCCATCTTTGATTCAATGAAGCTGAGGAGCATCGGTTTGAAGTTACAGATACAAGCAAAGCATTCTGGAGTTCTGTGCTTGCACCTCGGCTAAGTAGTGAAACGATGTACTTCATGAAGACTGCATCGCACGGTAATGTAATAGGTCCATCACTTGGAAGTCCAAATTCTTCTTCTGACATTTCCAACAGTTGTCTGATGATTTTGTTGTCAAGAAAAGATAGGGGAATAACAAACCGCTTTTGGTCAGCTGTGTAGATTACAAAATGGCCTTTGTTTACTGCCAATGATGTACTGCAACTATCTGCTTCCTCATTCTGTTTTGGAAATGATATCCTTTTCCTTCTGATTATGACAAATTTCTGCCATTTCTTTGCCATGTTGATGAGTTTCTTGGAACTGATCATAGTGACTGCTTCAGGAGATTGAGAGAAAAGAAGAGATAAGATTTTGTAGAGAGACTTTAAGGTATAAGATGAATTGCTAGTGTTTGATGATGAAAACTCATATGcaagtgatatatatatttatattaaggTGGGTGGAGACAGATTT
This region of Ipomoea triloba cultivar NCNSP0323 chromosome 15, ASM357664v1 genomic DNA includes:
- the LOC116006890 gene encoding auxin-responsive protein SAUR68-like → MISSKKLINMAKKWQKFVIIRRKRISFPKQNEEADSCSTSLAVNKGHFVIYTADQKRFVIPLSFLDNKIIRQLLEMSEEEFGLPSDGPITLPCDAVFMKYIVSLLSRGASTELQNALLVSVTSNRCSSASLNQRWRNQPFLIC